One genomic window of Brienomyrus brachyistius isolate T26 chromosome 16, BBRACH_0.4, whole genome shotgun sequence includes the following:
- the LOC125709561 gene encoding caspase-8 isoform X1: MDGALIVRSLIRRKRKQDVGNTRKNAGKSKKCRYHEENVTGGSIHNCFERPRQDLGVHRNGAMQKIRENKMGLINVLMSDPDYILQHLQADALITQREYNIINSNRQSHEKTVIDILDKIMNKGEDTCRRFLTLLQTDDVQETFPNLKCLICLNVPKQDNQEMAEISEYPMTCIPRGKCVIFNNENFTSANLRRRNGSQKDAVRLREVFEWLGFEVDTVQDQSAKEMRDHLRRFGQQAGGQCFVCCVLSHGTQQGVYGRDGKMLGLAEILQPFRGARCRALNGRPKVFFIQACQGTHMQEAAPAGCDVDLMEVETESAGGPGDTIPCDADFLVGMATVQDCVSLRDPKEGSWYIQTLCRMLEQWCPRGEDILTILTRVNGEVSRMEATMRHNGEVCLARQIPEPKYTLRKRLVFKVSE, translated from the exons ATGGATGGCGCATTAATAGTTCGTTCTTTAATAAGACGGAAAAGGAAGCAAGATGTAGGTAATACGCGAAAAAACGCtggaaaaagtaaaaaatgtAGATATCATGAAGAGAACGTGACGGGTGGCAGTATTCACAACTGCTTCGAGCGACCTCGGCAG GATCTCGGTGTGCATCGGAACGGCGCCATGCAAAAGATCAGGGAAAATAAAATGGGTCTAATTAATGTGTTAATGTCCGACCCCGATTACATCTTGCAACATTTGCAAGCGGATGCGCTCATCACCCAGCGGGAGTATAACATCATTAACAGCAATAGGCAATCGCATGAGAAGACTGTGATAGACATTCTGGATAAAATTATGAATAAGGGCGAGGATACATGCCGTCGTTTCCTGACACTTCTTCAGACAGATGATGTCCAGGAAACGTTCCCCAACCTGAAGTGTCTTATTTGCCTAAACGTCCCCAAGCAAGACAATCAGGAAATGGCTGAG ATCAGCGAATACCCAATGACATGCATTCCCAGAGGAAAGTGCGTAATCTTCAACAATGAGAACTTCACATCAGCAAATCTGAGGAGAAGAAATGGATCGCAGAAGGATGCCG TTCGATTGCGTGAAGTGTTTGAGTGGTTGGGTTTTGAGGTGGACACAGTTCAGGACCAATCAGCGAAGGAGATGCGGGACCATCTACGGCGCTTCGGACAGCAGGCTGGCGGCCAGTGCTTCGTGTGCTGTGTTCTGAGTCACGGGACCCAGCAGGGTGTTTACGGCCGGGACGGCAAGATGCTCGGCCTCGCTGAGATCCTGCAGCCGTTCAGGGGGGCGAGGTGCCGCGCCCTAAATGGCAGGCCTAAGGTGTTCTTCATCCAGGCCTGCCAGGGGACGCACATGCAGGAAGCCGCGCCAGCCGGATGTGACGTGGACCTCATGGAGGTCGAGACCGAGTCTGCCGGAGGTCCAGGCGACACCATCCCATGTGACGCCGACTTCCTTGTCGGCATGGCCACCGTACAGGATTGCGTCTCCCTGAGAGACCCCAAGGAGGGGAGCTGGTACATCCAGACTCTGTGCAGGATGCTGGAGCAGTGGTGCCCAAG AGGTGAAGATATCCTTACCATCCTCACCAGAGTCAACGGGGAGGTGAGCAGGATGGAGGCAACCATGAGGCATAACGGGGAAGTTTGCCTGGCCAGGCAGATCCCAGAGCCAAAATACACCCTGAGGAAGCGGCTGGTGTTCAAGGTGTCTGAATAA
- the dytn gene encoding dystrotelin isoform X4 gives MMEMKTTENLDDVQPAVYRAAFKIRSLQKLCQTHAVRIRSLRPAMQSLGRAVAPGDIVTKGDVESCLQRLFDCVDQELPGQARPGAAEHTVRLLFKLFDSREQTGAVFLHSVEAVMIALSGDILSAKHAALFELAVRCSELPGRRSGVMTQSGLRVMLFDLSQVPGAVQESRVFGQVESAVTSCFHRVFGAGASETQFSLWLRSDPRLLLWLSALDRISLGEAIAHPVRCHVCKASPVVGLRYRCLQCLNLHLCQTCFVSQRGTSKHRPFHVVQVHSTQPTLKEALFSLVHRVQQTLRRRRPARMEVESSTLTGAQLRAHASTLQARSAVEEQRLESESRDSHPTMESKAMQTDPVPVLQSQGKASLLRGDLSHTRGLLQDPQREQRRAHSFVCSLSSWQVEPGSALHLQLIRQLEKQLQVGRACVQAENSWLKEKCNQLEVTTEILAQHNQNLQEELHQVRQVLETLTRNEKKCARENKQWKPEEKTDQTRRQEGGRSTPEGSQQPPEMTLADRPGKGPGCTTVMERLQPESQETGDRGGSTNRFLDSVELEEQLFDVVQHLKQELSQDPETASPAPASDPRGDLLEAAENVGNSISRLVSAISLTGPVHSPCPGTSALHFRSDL, from the exons ATGATGGAAATGAAAACAACTG AGAACCTCGACGATGTTCAGCCGGCTGTGTACCGCGCAGCATTTAAGATACGCTCGCTGCAGAAACTTTGTCAAA CGCACGCGGTCAGGATACGGTCCCTTCGTCCGGCCATGCAGTCTCTGGGTCGGGCTGTGGCTCCAGGGGATATTGTAACCAAGGGGGACGTGGAAAGCTGTCTGCAGAGGCTCTTCGACTGCGTGGACCAGGAGCTGCCAGGTCAAGCAAGGCCAGGAGCTGCAGAGCACACCGTTAGACTGTTGTTCAAGCTGTTTGATAG CAGGGAGCAGACCGGGGCAGTCTTCCTGCACTCTGTGGAGGCAGTGATGATAGCACTCTCAGGGGATATACTTTCAGCTAAGCATGCAG CCCTGTTTGAGCTGGCAGTGCGCTGCAGTGAGTTGCCCGGGCGACGCAGTGGAGTGATGACCCAGAGTGGCCTGAGGGTGATGCTGTTCGACCTGAGCCAG GTCCCAGGAGCCGTGCAGGAGAGCCGTGTGTTTGGCCAGGTGGAGAGTGCGGTGACATCCTGCTTCCACAGG GTGTTCGGTGCTGGGGCGTCGGAGACACAGTTCAGCCTCTGGTTGCGGTCAGACCCCCGCCTCCTACTGTGGCTGTCGGCGCTGGACAGGATCTCCCTTGGCGAGGCCATTGCCCACCCGGTGCGCTGCCATGTGTGCAAGGCATCACCCGTTGTGGGCCTCAG GTACCGCTGTCTCCAGTGCCTGAACCTCCATCTCTGCCAGACGTGCTTTGTGTCCCAGAGAGGCACCAGTAAGCACAGACCCTTCCACGTGGTGCAGGTGCACAGCACTCag CCGACCCTGAAGGAGGCGCTGTTCTCACTGGTGCACCGCGTACAACAGACGTTAAGGAGGAGGCGTCCCGCCAGGATGGAGGTGGAAAGCAGCACCCTCACTGGGGCCCAGTTAAG agctcaTGCATCGACTCTACAGGCACGAAGTGCTGTTGAAGAGCAAAGGTTAGAATCTGAATCAAGAGATTCACATCCCACCATGGAGTCGAAGGCCATGCAGACAGATCCGGTCCCAGTTCTGCAGTCCCAG GGAAAGGCGTCACTTCTCAGGGGAGACCTGAGCCACACGCGGGGGCTCCTTCAGGACCCACAGAGGGAGCAGCGGCGAGCTCACTCGTTCGTCTGCAGCCTCAGCAGCTGGCAGGTTGAGCCGGGCTCAGCGTTACATTTGCAGCTCATCAGGCAGCTAGAGAAGCAGCTGCAGGTCGGGAGAGCCTGTGTCCAGGCAGAGAACAGCTGGCTGAAGGAGAAGTGCAATCAGCTCGAGGTCACCACGGAGATCCTAGCCCAGCACAACCAGAACCTGCAAGAGGAACTGCACCAAGTCCGGCAAGTGCTGGAA ACTCTGACCAGAAATGAGAAGAAATGTGCCAGAGAAAACAAGCAATGGAAGCCAGAGGAGAAAACAGACCAGACTAGGAGGCAGGAGGGTGGTAGATCCACCCCTGAAGGCTCTCAGCAACCCCCCGAAATGACCCTTGCTGACAGGCCCGGGAAAGGGCCAGGATGCACCACCGTCATGGAGAGACTGCAGCCAGAATCTCAGGAAACAGGAGACAGGGGAGGAAGCACAAACCGGTTCCTCGATTCTGTGGAACTAGAGGAGCAGTTGTTTGACGTGGTACAGCACCTAAAGCAAGAACTTTCTCAGGACCCAGAAACAG CCTCTCCAGCGCCAGCCTCTGACCCCAGAGGGGACCTGCTGGAGGCAGCCGAGAACGTGGGGAACTCCATCTCCAGGCTCGTGAGCGCGATCAGCCTGACGGGTCCCGTCCACAGCCCATGTCCTGGAACATCAGCCCTTCATTTCAGATCGGACCTCTGA
- the dytn gene encoding dystrotelin isoform X1, translating into MAGIRVVLLRNLLPAENLDDVQPAVYRAAFKIRSLQKLCQTHAVRIRSLRPAMQSLGRAVAPGDIVTKGDVESCLQRLFDCVDQELPGQARPGAAEHTVRLLFKLFDSREQTGAVFLHSVEAVMIALSGDILSAKHAALFELAVRCSELPGRRSGVMTQSGLRVMLFDLSQVPGAVQESRVFGQVESAVTSCFHRVFGAGASETQFSLWLRSDPRLLLWLSALDRISLGEAIAHPVRCHVCKASPVVGLRYRCLQCLNLHLCQTCFVSQRGTSKHRPFHVVQVHSTQPTLKEALFSLVHRVQQTLRRRRPARMEVESSTLTGAQLRAHASTLQARSAVEEQRLESESRDSHPTMESKAMQTDPVPVLQSQGKASLLRGDLSHTRGLLQDPQREQRRAHSFVCSLSSWQVEPGSALHLQLIRQLEKQLQVGRACVQAENSWLKEKCNQLEVTTEILAQHNQNLQEELHQVRQVLETLTRNEKKCARENKQWKPEEKTDQTRRQEGGRSTPEGSQQPPEMTLADRPGKGPGCTTVMERLQPESQETGDRGGSTNRFLDSVELEEQLFDVVQHLKQELSQDPETASPAPASDPRGDLLEAAENVGNSISRLVSAISLTGPVHSPCPGTSALHFRSDL; encoded by the exons ATGGCAGGTATTCGCGTCGTTCTCTTACGTAACCTCTTGCCTGCAGAGAACCTCGACGATGTTCAGCCGGCTGTGTACCGCGCAGCATTTAAGATACGCTCGCTGCAGAAACTTTGTCAAA CGCACGCGGTCAGGATACGGTCCCTTCGTCCGGCCATGCAGTCTCTGGGTCGGGCTGTGGCTCCAGGGGATATTGTAACCAAGGGGGACGTGGAAAGCTGTCTGCAGAGGCTCTTCGACTGCGTGGACCAGGAGCTGCCAGGTCAAGCAAGGCCAGGAGCTGCAGAGCACACCGTTAGACTGTTGTTCAAGCTGTTTGATAG CAGGGAGCAGACCGGGGCAGTCTTCCTGCACTCTGTGGAGGCAGTGATGATAGCACTCTCAGGGGATATACTTTCAGCTAAGCATGCAG CCCTGTTTGAGCTGGCAGTGCGCTGCAGTGAGTTGCCCGGGCGACGCAGTGGAGTGATGACCCAGAGTGGCCTGAGGGTGATGCTGTTCGACCTGAGCCAG GTCCCAGGAGCCGTGCAGGAGAGCCGTGTGTTTGGCCAGGTGGAGAGTGCGGTGACATCCTGCTTCCACAGG GTGTTCGGTGCTGGGGCGTCGGAGACACAGTTCAGCCTCTGGTTGCGGTCAGACCCCCGCCTCCTACTGTGGCTGTCGGCGCTGGACAGGATCTCCCTTGGCGAGGCCATTGCCCACCCGGTGCGCTGCCATGTGTGCAAGGCATCACCCGTTGTGGGCCTCAG GTACCGCTGTCTCCAGTGCCTGAACCTCCATCTCTGCCAGACGTGCTTTGTGTCCCAGAGAGGCACCAGTAAGCACAGACCCTTCCACGTGGTGCAGGTGCACAGCACTCag CCGACCCTGAAGGAGGCGCTGTTCTCACTGGTGCACCGCGTACAACAGACGTTAAGGAGGAGGCGTCCCGCCAGGATGGAGGTGGAAAGCAGCACCCTCACTGGGGCCCAGTTAAG agctcaTGCATCGACTCTACAGGCACGAAGTGCTGTTGAAGAGCAAAGGTTAGAATCTGAATCAAGAGATTCACATCCCACCATGGAGTCGAAGGCCATGCAGACAGATCCGGTCCCAGTTCTGCAGTCCCAG GGAAAGGCGTCACTTCTCAGGGGAGACCTGAGCCACACGCGGGGGCTCCTTCAGGACCCACAGAGGGAGCAGCGGCGAGCTCACTCGTTCGTCTGCAGCCTCAGCAGCTGGCAGGTTGAGCCGGGCTCAGCGTTACATTTGCAGCTCATCAGGCAGCTAGAGAAGCAGCTGCAGGTCGGGAGAGCCTGTGTCCAGGCAGAGAACAGCTGGCTGAAGGAGAAGTGCAATCAGCTCGAGGTCACCACGGAGATCCTAGCCCAGCACAACCAGAACCTGCAAGAGGAACTGCACCAAGTCCGGCAAGTGCTGGAA ACTCTGACCAGAAATGAGAAGAAATGTGCCAGAGAAAACAAGCAATGGAAGCCAGAGGAGAAAACAGACCAGACTAGGAGGCAGGAGGGTGGTAGATCCACCCCTGAAGGCTCTCAGCAACCCCCCGAAATGACCCTTGCTGACAGGCCCGGGAAAGGGCCAGGATGCACCACCGTCATGGAGAGACTGCAGCCAGAATCTCAGGAAACAGGAGACAGGGGAGGAAGCACAAACCGGTTCCTCGATTCTGTGGAACTAGAGGAGCAGTTGTTTGACGTGGTACAGCACCTAAAGCAAGAACTTTCTCAGGACCCAGAAACAG CCTCTCCAGCGCCAGCCTCTGACCCCAGAGGGGACCTGCTGGAGGCAGCCGAGAACGTGGGGAACTCCATCTCCAGGCTCGTGAGCGCGATCAGCCTGACGGGTCCCGTCCACAGCCCATGTCCTGGAACATCAGCCCTTCATTTCAGATCGGACCTCTGA
- the dytn gene encoding dystrotelin isoform X3, giving the protein MFSRLCTAQHLRYARCRNFVKVSVLACCFALTARAVGVAAHAVRIRSLRPAMQSLGRAVAPGDIVTKGDVESCLQRLFDCVDQELPGQARPGAAEHTVRLLFKLFDSREQTGAVFLHSVEAVMIALSGDILSAKHAALFELAVRCSELPGRRSGVMTQSGLRVMLFDLSQVPGAVQESRVFGQVESAVTSCFHRVFGAGASETQFSLWLRSDPRLLLWLSALDRISLGEAIAHPVRCHVCKASPVVGLRYRCLQCLNLHLCQTCFVSQRGTSKHRPFHVVQVHSTQPTLKEALFSLVHRVQQTLRRRRPARMEVESSTLTGAQLRAHASTLQARSAVEEQRLESESRDSHPTMESKAMQTDPVPVLQSQGKASLLRGDLSHTRGLLQDPQREQRRAHSFVCSLSSWQVEPGSALHLQLIRQLEKQLQVGRACVQAENSWLKEKCNQLEVTTEILAQHNQNLQEELHQVRQVLETLTRNEKKCARENKQWKPEEKTDQTRRQEGGRSTPEGSQQPPEMTLADRPGKGPGCTTVMERLQPESQETGDRGGSTNRFLDSVELEEQLFDVVQHLKQELSQDPETASPAPASDPRGDLLEAAENVGNSISRLVSAISLTGPVHSPCPGTSALHFRSDL; this is encoded by the exons ATGTTCAGCCGGCTGTGTACCGCGCAGCATTTAAGATACGCTCGCTGCAGAAACTTTGTCAAA GTTTCTGTGCTCGCGTGCTGCTTTGCGTTGACTGCGCGTGCTGTGGGTGTTGCAGCGCACGCGGTCAGGATACGGTCCCTTCGTCCGGCCATGCAGTCTCTGGGTCGGGCTGTGGCTCCAGGGGATATTGTAACCAAGGGGGACGTGGAAAGCTGTCTGCAGAGGCTCTTCGACTGCGTGGACCAGGAGCTGCCAGGTCAAGCAAGGCCAGGAGCTGCAGAGCACACCGTTAGACTGTTGTTCAAGCTGTTTGATAG CAGGGAGCAGACCGGGGCAGTCTTCCTGCACTCTGTGGAGGCAGTGATGATAGCACTCTCAGGGGATATACTTTCAGCTAAGCATGCAG CCCTGTTTGAGCTGGCAGTGCGCTGCAGTGAGTTGCCCGGGCGACGCAGTGGAGTGATGACCCAGAGTGGCCTGAGGGTGATGCTGTTCGACCTGAGCCAG GTCCCAGGAGCCGTGCAGGAGAGCCGTGTGTTTGGCCAGGTGGAGAGTGCGGTGACATCCTGCTTCCACAGG GTGTTCGGTGCTGGGGCGTCGGAGACACAGTTCAGCCTCTGGTTGCGGTCAGACCCCCGCCTCCTACTGTGGCTGTCGGCGCTGGACAGGATCTCCCTTGGCGAGGCCATTGCCCACCCGGTGCGCTGCCATGTGTGCAAGGCATCACCCGTTGTGGGCCTCAG GTACCGCTGTCTCCAGTGCCTGAACCTCCATCTCTGCCAGACGTGCTTTGTGTCCCAGAGAGGCACCAGTAAGCACAGACCCTTCCACGTGGTGCAGGTGCACAGCACTCag CCGACCCTGAAGGAGGCGCTGTTCTCACTGGTGCACCGCGTACAACAGACGTTAAGGAGGAGGCGTCCCGCCAGGATGGAGGTGGAAAGCAGCACCCTCACTGGGGCCCAGTTAAG agctcaTGCATCGACTCTACAGGCACGAAGTGCTGTTGAAGAGCAAAGGTTAGAATCTGAATCAAGAGATTCACATCCCACCATGGAGTCGAAGGCCATGCAGACAGATCCGGTCCCAGTTCTGCAGTCCCAG GGAAAGGCGTCACTTCTCAGGGGAGACCTGAGCCACACGCGGGGGCTCCTTCAGGACCCACAGAGGGAGCAGCGGCGAGCTCACTCGTTCGTCTGCAGCCTCAGCAGCTGGCAGGTTGAGCCGGGCTCAGCGTTACATTTGCAGCTCATCAGGCAGCTAGAGAAGCAGCTGCAGGTCGGGAGAGCCTGTGTCCAGGCAGAGAACAGCTGGCTGAAGGAGAAGTGCAATCAGCTCGAGGTCACCACGGAGATCCTAGCCCAGCACAACCAGAACCTGCAAGAGGAACTGCACCAAGTCCGGCAAGTGCTGGAA ACTCTGACCAGAAATGAGAAGAAATGTGCCAGAGAAAACAAGCAATGGAAGCCAGAGGAGAAAACAGACCAGACTAGGAGGCAGGAGGGTGGTAGATCCACCCCTGAAGGCTCTCAGCAACCCCCCGAAATGACCCTTGCTGACAGGCCCGGGAAAGGGCCAGGATGCACCACCGTCATGGAGAGACTGCAGCCAGAATCTCAGGAAACAGGAGACAGGGGAGGAAGCACAAACCGGTTCCTCGATTCTGTGGAACTAGAGGAGCAGTTGTTTGACGTGGTACAGCACCTAAAGCAAGAACTTTCTCAGGACCCAGAAACAG CCTCTCCAGCGCCAGCCTCTGACCCCAGAGGGGACCTGCTGGAGGCAGCCGAGAACGTGGGGAACTCCATCTCCAGGCTCGTGAGCGCGATCAGCCTGACGGGTCCCGTCCACAGCCCATGTCCTGGAACATCAGCCCTTCATTTCAGATCGGACCTCTGA
- the LOC125709561 gene encoding caspase-8 isoform X2, whose product MQKIRENKMGLINVLMSDPDYILQHLQADALITQREYNIINSNRQSHEKTVIDILDKIMNKGEDTCRRFLTLLQTDDVQETFPNLKCLICLNVPKQDNQEMAEISEYPMTCIPRGKCVIFNNENFTSANLRRRNGSQKDAVRLREVFEWLGFEVDTVQDQSAKEMRDHLRRFGQQAGGQCFVCCVLSHGTQQGVYGRDGKMLGLAEILQPFRGARCRALNGRPKVFFIQACQGTHMQEAAPAGCDVDLMEVETESAGGPGDTIPCDADFLVGMATVQDCVSLRDPKEGSWYIQTLCRMLEQWCPRGEDILTILTRVNGEVSRMEATMRHNGEVCLARQIPEPKYTLRKRLVFKVSE is encoded by the exons ATGCAAAAGATCAGGGAAAATAAAATGGGTCTAATTAATGTGTTAATGTCCGACCCCGATTACATCTTGCAACATTTGCAAGCGGATGCGCTCATCACCCAGCGGGAGTATAACATCATTAACAGCAATAGGCAATCGCATGAGAAGACTGTGATAGACATTCTGGATAAAATTATGAATAAGGGCGAGGATACATGCCGTCGTTTCCTGACACTTCTTCAGACAGATGATGTCCAGGAAACGTTCCCCAACCTGAAGTGTCTTATTTGCCTAAACGTCCCCAAGCAAGACAATCAGGAAATGGCTGAG ATCAGCGAATACCCAATGACATGCATTCCCAGAGGAAAGTGCGTAATCTTCAACAATGAGAACTTCACATCAGCAAATCTGAGGAGAAGAAATGGATCGCAGAAGGATGCCG TTCGATTGCGTGAAGTGTTTGAGTGGTTGGGTTTTGAGGTGGACACAGTTCAGGACCAATCAGCGAAGGAGATGCGGGACCATCTACGGCGCTTCGGACAGCAGGCTGGCGGCCAGTGCTTCGTGTGCTGTGTTCTGAGTCACGGGACCCAGCAGGGTGTTTACGGCCGGGACGGCAAGATGCTCGGCCTCGCTGAGATCCTGCAGCCGTTCAGGGGGGCGAGGTGCCGCGCCCTAAATGGCAGGCCTAAGGTGTTCTTCATCCAGGCCTGCCAGGGGACGCACATGCAGGAAGCCGCGCCAGCCGGATGTGACGTGGACCTCATGGAGGTCGAGACCGAGTCTGCCGGAGGTCCAGGCGACACCATCCCATGTGACGCCGACTTCCTTGTCGGCATGGCCACCGTACAGGATTGCGTCTCCCTGAGAGACCCCAAGGAGGGGAGCTGGTACATCCAGACTCTGTGCAGGATGCTGGAGCAGTGGTGCCCAAG AGGTGAAGATATCCTTACCATCCTCACCAGAGTCAACGGGGAGGTGAGCAGGATGGAGGCAACCATGAGGCATAACGGGGAAGTTTGCCTGGCCAGGCAGATCCCAGAGCCAAAATACACCCTGAGGAAGCGGCTGGTGTTCAAGGTGTCTGAATAA
- the LOC125709562 gene encoding protein FAM237A-like, with amino-acid sequence VSLLQMNSNGLIVRLARVLLLCCTCVALLHGQGLGPAQVDPLTLNQVDPQCWESSSLLLLELRSPRIADSVPAFWDLMLFLKSSENLKHGALFWDLARLFWDIYVDCVLSRTHGLGRRQLATPSSPATPVDSWYHSLKH; translated from the coding sequence GTTTCTCTCCTGCAGATGAACAGTAATGGATTGATTGTGCGCTTGGCCAGGGTGCTACTCCTGTGCTGTACGTGTGTGGCCCTGCTGCATGGTCAGGGTTTGGGTCCAGCCCAGGTGGACCCCCTGACACTGAACCAGGTGGACCCGCAGTGCTGGGAGTCCTCCTCCCTCCTACTTCTGGAGCTGCGTTCGCCGCGGATCGCCGACAGCGTCCCGGCCTTCTGGGACCTCATGCTCTTCCTGAAGTCCTCGGAAAACCTGAAGCATGGTGCGCTCTTCTGGGACCTGGCTAGGCTCTTCTGGGACATCTACGTGGACTGCGTCCTGTCACGGACCCACGGACTCGGTCGGCGCCAGCTGGCCACGCCCAGCTCTCCTGCCACTCCGGTTGACAGCTGGTATCACTCTCTCAAGCATTGA
- the dytn gene encoding dystrotelin isoform X2 — protein sequence MAGIRVVLLRNLLPAENLDDVQPAVYRAAFKIRSLQKLCQTHAVRIRSLRPAMQSLGRAVAPGDIVTKGDVESCLQRLFDCVDQELPGQARPGAAEHTVRLLFKLFDREQTGAVFLHSVEAVMIALSGDILSAKHAALFELAVRCSELPGRRSGVMTQSGLRVMLFDLSQVPGAVQESRVFGQVESAVTSCFHRVFGAGASETQFSLWLRSDPRLLLWLSALDRISLGEAIAHPVRCHVCKASPVVGLRYRCLQCLNLHLCQTCFVSQRGTSKHRPFHVVQVHSTQPTLKEALFSLVHRVQQTLRRRRPARMEVESSTLTGAQLRAHASTLQARSAVEEQRLESESRDSHPTMESKAMQTDPVPVLQSQGKASLLRGDLSHTRGLLQDPQREQRRAHSFVCSLSSWQVEPGSALHLQLIRQLEKQLQVGRACVQAENSWLKEKCNQLEVTTEILAQHNQNLQEELHQVRQVLETLTRNEKKCARENKQWKPEEKTDQTRRQEGGRSTPEGSQQPPEMTLADRPGKGPGCTTVMERLQPESQETGDRGGSTNRFLDSVELEEQLFDVVQHLKQELSQDPETASPAPASDPRGDLLEAAENVGNSISRLVSAISLTGPVHSPCPGTSALHFRSDL from the exons ATGGCAGGTATTCGCGTCGTTCTCTTACGTAACCTCTTGCCTGCAGAGAACCTCGACGATGTTCAGCCGGCTGTGTACCGCGCAGCATTTAAGATACGCTCGCTGCAGAAACTTTGTCAAA CGCACGCGGTCAGGATACGGTCCCTTCGTCCGGCCATGCAGTCTCTGGGTCGGGCTGTGGCTCCAGGGGATATTGTAACCAAGGGGGACGTGGAAAGCTGTCTGCAGAGGCTCTTCGACTGCGTGGACCAGGAGCTGCCAGGTCAAGCAAGGCCAGGAGCTGCAGAGCACACCGTTAGACTGTTGTTCAAGCTGTTTGATAG GGAGCAGACCGGGGCAGTCTTCCTGCACTCTGTGGAGGCAGTGATGATAGCACTCTCAGGGGATATACTTTCAGCTAAGCATGCAG CCCTGTTTGAGCTGGCAGTGCGCTGCAGTGAGTTGCCCGGGCGACGCAGTGGAGTGATGACCCAGAGTGGCCTGAGGGTGATGCTGTTCGACCTGAGCCAG GTCCCAGGAGCCGTGCAGGAGAGCCGTGTGTTTGGCCAGGTGGAGAGTGCGGTGACATCCTGCTTCCACAGG GTGTTCGGTGCTGGGGCGTCGGAGACACAGTTCAGCCTCTGGTTGCGGTCAGACCCCCGCCTCCTACTGTGGCTGTCGGCGCTGGACAGGATCTCCCTTGGCGAGGCCATTGCCCACCCGGTGCGCTGCCATGTGTGCAAGGCATCACCCGTTGTGGGCCTCAG GTACCGCTGTCTCCAGTGCCTGAACCTCCATCTCTGCCAGACGTGCTTTGTGTCCCAGAGAGGCACCAGTAAGCACAGACCCTTCCACGTGGTGCAGGTGCACAGCACTCag CCGACCCTGAAGGAGGCGCTGTTCTCACTGGTGCACCGCGTACAACAGACGTTAAGGAGGAGGCGTCCCGCCAGGATGGAGGTGGAAAGCAGCACCCTCACTGGGGCCCAGTTAAG agctcaTGCATCGACTCTACAGGCACGAAGTGCTGTTGAAGAGCAAAGGTTAGAATCTGAATCAAGAGATTCACATCCCACCATGGAGTCGAAGGCCATGCAGACAGATCCGGTCCCAGTTCTGCAGTCCCAG GGAAAGGCGTCACTTCTCAGGGGAGACCTGAGCCACACGCGGGGGCTCCTTCAGGACCCACAGAGGGAGCAGCGGCGAGCTCACTCGTTCGTCTGCAGCCTCAGCAGCTGGCAGGTTGAGCCGGGCTCAGCGTTACATTTGCAGCTCATCAGGCAGCTAGAGAAGCAGCTGCAGGTCGGGAGAGCCTGTGTCCAGGCAGAGAACAGCTGGCTGAAGGAGAAGTGCAATCAGCTCGAGGTCACCACGGAGATCCTAGCCCAGCACAACCAGAACCTGCAAGAGGAACTGCACCAAGTCCGGCAAGTGCTGGAA ACTCTGACCAGAAATGAGAAGAAATGTGCCAGAGAAAACAAGCAATGGAAGCCAGAGGAGAAAACAGACCAGACTAGGAGGCAGGAGGGTGGTAGATCCACCCCTGAAGGCTCTCAGCAACCCCCCGAAATGACCCTTGCTGACAGGCCCGGGAAAGGGCCAGGATGCACCACCGTCATGGAGAGACTGCAGCCAGAATCTCAGGAAACAGGAGACAGGGGAGGAAGCACAAACCGGTTCCTCGATTCTGTGGAACTAGAGGAGCAGTTGTTTGACGTGGTACAGCACCTAAAGCAAGAACTTTCTCAGGACCCAGAAACAG CCTCTCCAGCGCCAGCCTCTGACCCCAGAGGGGACCTGCTGGAGGCAGCCGAGAACGTGGGGAACTCCATCTCCAGGCTCGTGAGCGCGATCAGCCTGACGGGTCCCGTCCACAGCCCATGTCCTGGAACATCAGCCCTTCATTTCAGATCGGACCTCTGA